The proteins below come from a single Crossiella sp. CA-258035 genomic window:
- a CDS encoding EAL domain-containing protein codes for MSAAGRAELARRWTVAVSTAAYVPLSREQLEQQLLDLVDELLDLVAADPFDPRPAGRAGAQLVLGNITSRLALRRTIELLGEGCRRELAERQGSVDEPKVTALLAEFAAGFAEGVRQLTFNQQEELKKALLSAKLDAERELRVSESRFRELFTASAMGIAISDLDGNFIEVNQAFTEILGYTGPELGFLTVPDLFAPEETADLALLYRHLVEEQVDRFRCRTRLVSKEADSVFAYLAVSLLHDADGRPNGHVTMVEDLTNLHLLQGRFSHQTLHDQLTGLPNRQYLHSRLQSVLGRAEDGQIITLCHLDLDSFTVINDGLGHHIGDELLKTTAQRLRAAVAGHNAMVARFGSDEFAILIEDSPTPPDVPALAARINEELTEPTYLDGYGVAVTASIGVVQRPAKGMVAAELLRAADLTLHRVKASGKAQWGLFDPAREARDRARFKLAASMPGAVESGEFSLRYEPIRWLGGRELVATEVLVEWAHPELGPLPHQKCVELAESTGLILALGRWVLKRACRDAAEWRPPEGDPPTVLATLTPYQSQDPDLVDNVRKALAEAGLAPQRLRLRMPLRAVVKEDSDAADNLRVLTDMGVTVGLDEFGRDFTDFVRLPTLPVYAVRFDRVLVQRLGEEPDPGSSVARVVASLTELAHEVGVKVIASGVDSPATLDWLTGIGVDAGQGAQLGPPRPAEAFIAVSGHSAL; via the coding sequence TTGAGCGCCGCGGGTCGCGCCGAGCTGGCCCGGCGGTGGACGGTGGCGGTCAGCACGGCCGCCTATGTGCCACTGTCGCGGGAACAGCTCGAGCAGCAGCTGCTCGACCTGGTCGACGAGCTCCTCGACCTGGTCGCCGCTGACCCGTTCGACCCCCGCCCAGCCGGCCGGGCCGGCGCCCAGCTGGTGCTCGGCAACATCACCAGCAGGCTGGCCTTACGCCGCACCATCGAGCTGCTCGGCGAGGGCTGCCGCCGCGAGCTGGCCGAGCGGCAGGGCTCGGTCGACGAACCGAAGGTCACCGCGCTGCTCGCCGAGTTCGCCGCGGGCTTCGCCGAAGGGGTCCGCCAGTTGACCTTCAACCAGCAGGAAGAGCTCAAGAAGGCGCTGCTCAGCGCCAAACTGGACGCCGAACGGGAGCTGCGGGTCAGCGAGAGCCGCTTCCGCGAGCTGTTCACCGCCTCCGCCATGGGCATCGCGATCAGCGATCTGGACGGCAACTTCATCGAGGTCAACCAGGCCTTCACCGAGATCCTCGGCTACACCGGTCCCGAGCTGGGCTTCCTCACCGTGCCGGACCTGTTCGCGCCGGAGGAGACCGCCGACCTGGCGCTGCTGTACCGGCACCTGGTGGAGGAGCAGGTGGACCGGTTCCGCTGCCGCACCCGGCTGGTCAGCAAGGAAGCCGACAGCGTGTTCGCCTACCTCGCGGTCTCGCTGCTGCACGACGCGGACGGACGGCCCAACGGGCACGTCACCATGGTCGAGGACCTGACCAACCTGCACCTGCTGCAGGGCCGGTTCAGCCACCAGACGCTGCACGACCAGCTCACCGGCCTGCCCAACCGCCAGTACCTGCACTCCCGGTTGCAGAGCGTGCTCGGCCGGGCCGAGGACGGGCAGATCATCACCCTCTGCCACCTGGACCTGGACAGCTTCACCGTGATCAACGACGGGCTGGGCCACCACATCGGCGACGAGCTGCTCAAGACCACCGCGCAGCGGCTGCGGGCCGCGGTGGCCGGCCACAACGCGATGGTGGCCCGTTTCGGCAGCGACGAGTTCGCCATCCTGATCGAGGACTCGCCCACCCCGCCGGACGTGCCCGCGCTGGCCGCCCGGATCAACGAGGAGCTGACCGAGCCGACCTACCTGGACGGCTACGGGGTGGCGGTCACCGCCAGCATCGGCGTGGTGCAGCGCCCGGCCAAGGGCATGGTGGCCGCCGAGCTGCTGCGCGCGGCCGACCTGACGCTGCACCGGGTCAAGGCCAGCGGCAAGGCGCAGTGGGGCCTGTTCGACCCGGCCCGCGAGGCCCGCGACCGGGCCCGGTTCAAGCTGGCCGCCTCGATGCCGGGCGCGGTGGAGAGCGGCGAGTTCAGCCTGCGCTACGAGCCGATCCGCTGGCTCGGCGGGCGGGAGCTGGTGGCCACCGAGGTGCTGGTGGAGTGGGCGCATCCGGAGCTGGGGCCGCTGCCGCACCAGAAGTGCGTGGAGCTGGCCGAGAGCACCGGGCTGATCCTGGCGCTGGGCCGCTGGGTGCTCAAGCGGGCCTGCCGGGACGCCGCGGAATGGCGGCCGCCGGAGGGTGATCCGCCGACCGTGCTGGCCACCCTGACCCCGTACCAGTCCCAGGACCCGGACCTGGTGGACAACGTGCGCAAGGCGCTGGCCGAGGCCGGGCTGGCCCCGCAGCGGCTGCGCCTGCGGATGCCGCTGCGCGCGGTGGTCAAGGAGGACAGCGACGCCGCGGACAACCTGCGGGTGCTGACCGACATGGGCGTCACGGTGGGCCTGGACGAGTTCGGCCGCGACTTCACCGACTTCGTCCGGCTGCCCACGCTGCCGGTGTACGCGGTGCGCTTCGACCGGGTGCTGGTGCAGCGCCTCGGCGAGGAACCCGACCCGGGCTCCTCGGTGGCCAGGGTGGTGGCCAGCCTGACCGAGCTGGCGCACGAGGTGGGGGTCAAGGTGATCGCCTCCGGGGTGGACAGCCCGGCCACGCTGGACTGGCTGACCGGCATCGGCGTGGACGCCGGTCAGGGCGCGCAACTCGGGCCGCCCCGTCCGGCGGAGGCGTTCATCGCGGTCAGCGGGCACTCTGCGCTGTGA
- a CDS encoding DUF1015 family protein: protein MLRAMGTAWVVREAVPGPDVDEFTDPRQVRAALSAQTAGRVTLLAVQHPHRTPDSLARHRGLSQVLPDARAKLRRLQRESYRRVADVVAPYQVDGPDGSTLGLLCLADPAEVDEVQGSAVRRTEEVYPDIVAERAAVLAELGCLTSSALLVPVCGGEELTAALRTTVAGLGDPEVSIVDVLGNRHRLWLLGPGQQREELLALAGRHPLLVADGNHRVAAAEAAGLGGLLALVTAGPLLRVGPIHRVLAGTGLSLAQVAGAWRAYGLTVTEADPAEEPMPGTVLARAEGQAVRVELPPPPAGEPLPRIDHSAVEETLIAAALGLDPAGRSVLAVPGGRRPAPREPGDIELLIAPVPLADVLAVHEAGRRMPRKSTYFTPKPRSGLLLAELDGG from the coding sequence ATGCTGCGAGCGATGGGCACCGCCTGGGTGGTGCGGGAGGCCGTGCCGGGCCCCGACGTGGACGAGTTCACCGATCCGCGCCAGGTCAGGGCCGCGCTGTCGGCGCAGACCGCGGGCAGGGTCACCCTGCTCGCCGTGCAGCACCCGCACCGCACGCCCGACTCGCTGGCCCGCCACCGCGGGCTGAGCCAGGTGCTGCCGGACGCGCGCGCCAAGCTGCGCCGCCTGCAACGGGAGTCCTACCGCAGGGTGGCCGACGTGGTGGCGCCGTACCAGGTGGACGGCCCGGACGGCAGCACCCTCGGCCTGCTCTGCCTGGCCGACCCCGCCGAGGTGGACGAGGTGCAGGGCTCCGCGGTGCGGCGCACCGAGGAGGTCTACCCGGACATCGTGGCCGAGCGCGCCGCGGTGCTGGCCGAGCTGGGCTGCCTGACCAGCTCCGCGCTGCTGGTCCCGGTCTGCGGCGGGGAGGAGCTGACCGCCGCGCTGCGCACCACCGTGGCCGGGCTCGGCGACCCTGAAGTGTCCATTGTGGACGTTCTCGGTAACCGGCACCGCCTGTGGCTGCTCGGTCCCGGGCAGCAGCGCGAGGAGCTGCTCGCGCTGGCCGGGCGGCACCCGCTGCTGGTGGCCGACGGCAACCACCGGGTCGCCGCCGCCGAGGCCGCCGGACTGGGCGGGCTGCTCGCGCTGGTCACCGCCGGGCCGCTGCTGCGGGTCGGGCCGATCCACCGGGTGCTCGCGGGCACTGGCCTGAGCCTGGCCCAGGTGGCCGGGGCCTGGCGGGCGTACGGGCTGACCGTCACCGAGGCCGATCCCGCCGAGGAGCCGATGCCGGGCACCGTGCTGGCGCGCGCGGAAGGTCAGGCGGTGCGGGTGGAGCTGCCGCCGCCGCCAGCCGGGGAACCGTTGCCGCGCATCGACCACAGCGCGGTGGAGGAGACGCTGATCGCGGCCGCGCTCGGGCTGGACCCGGCGGGCCGGAGCGTGCTGGCCGTGCCTGGCGGCCGCCGCCCCGCGCCGCGGGAGCCCGGTGACATCGAGCTGCTGATCGCGCCGGTGCCGCTGGCCGACGTGCTCGCGGTGCACGAGGCGGGGCGGCGGATGCCGCGCAAGAGCACGTACTTCACCCCTAAGCCGCGCAGTGGGCTGTTGCTGGCGGAACTCGACGGCGGCTGA
- a CDS encoding AraC family transcriptional regulator, which translates to MGVVFGQHRPGRGVSAVENPQLPGLGMASGTLAELRERAGGQAGLHAPQRIDFHLIALVTAGSGTHTVDFVAHECRPGTLLWVRPGQVQQFTRDAELEACLVFFAPAFPPRLRAADYLLTRRGGPVRWQLAGPDLAAITANLELLAADYARTDTGDYTAWTELLRHLLATLLLRIAQLPRPSESERNGNNPTFAQFQRELERFFAQTRQVEDYADRLGCSSKTLTRACRSATGQAAKQLIDARVALEAKRLLAYTNLPVANISRRLGFSEPTNFGKFFQRETGQSPSTFRSGLLR; encoded by the coding sequence ATGGGGGTTGTTTTCGGACAGCACCGGCCGGGACGGGGAGTCAGCGCGGTGGAGAACCCGCAGCTCCCCGGCCTCGGCATGGCCAGCGGCACCCTGGCCGAGCTGCGTGAGCGGGCCGGCGGCCAGGCCGGTCTGCACGCCCCGCAGCGGATCGACTTCCACCTGATCGCCCTGGTCACCGCGGGTTCCGGCACGCACACCGTGGACTTCGTCGCGCACGAGTGCCGCCCCGGCACGCTGCTGTGGGTGCGGCCGGGCCAGGTGCAGCAGTTCACCAGGGACGCCGAGCTGGAGGCCTGCCTGGTCTTCTTCGCCCCCGCCTTCCCGCCCCGGCTGCGCGCCGCGGACTACCTGCTGACCCGGCGCGGAGGACCGGTCCGCTGGCAGCTGGCCGGCCCGGACCTGGCCGCGATCACCGCGAACCTGGAGCTGCTGGCCGCCGACTACGCGCGCACCGACACCGGCGACTACACCGCCTGGACCGAGCTGCTGCGGCACCTGCTGGCCACGCTGCTGCTGCGGATCGCCCAGCTCCCCCGGCCGAGTGAGTCCGAGCGCAACGGGAACAACCCGACCTTCGCCCAGTTCCAGCGCGAGCTGGAGCGCTTCTTCGCCCAGACCCGGCAGGTGGAGGACTACGCGGACCGGCTCGGCTGCTCCAGCAAGACGCTGACCAGGGCCTGCCGTTCGGCCACCGGCCAGGCGGCCAAACAGCTGATCGACGCCAGGGTGGCCCTGGAGGCCAAACGTCTGCTCGCCTACACCAACCTGCCGGTGGCCAACATCAGCCGCAGGCTCGGCTTCAGCGAGCCGACCAACTTCGGCAAGTTCTTCCAGCGGGAGACCGGCCAGTCCCCGTCCACGTTCCGCTCGGGGCTGCTGCGCTGA
- a CDS encoding PLP-dependent aminotransferase family protein, whose amino-acid sequence MSESSTVAWLADRLRTEVARLAVGERLPSSRDLVRKLGVSPVSVARAVALLAAEGLVLTRPGTGTFVAPRRAAPARGDTSWQTVTLPSRPLDPLTVTDLLSAPPDGAITMAGGYLHPSLQPTRPLAAALARAARRPDAWDRAPSQGLAPLRTLFARMAGGDLGPEDVLVTGGGQGALAMAFRALAVPGSPVLMESPTYQGALAAARAAGLRPVPVPLDANGIRPDLLADAFGTGARLLYLQPGCHNPTGAALAADRRRQVLELARAANAFVIEDDFARHLGHAAPPPPPLVADDPDGTVVYLTSLTKPAAPSLRVGALIARGPVLERLRATRLVDDFFLPRPLQEAALELLSTPAWDRHLRALSAALADRRATLAAALARETPQWTVSQPATGLHLWLALDRAEEEVVREARTQGVTVVSGRGHFAAEPPGPHLRLSFAAAADLAELAEAARRLGQAARD is encoded by the coding sequence ATGTCCGAGAGTAGCACCGTGGCCTGGCTGGCGGACCGGCTGCGCACCGAGGTGGCCCGGCTCGCGGTGGGCGAACGCCTGCCGAGCAGCCGCGACCTGGTGCGCAAGCTGGGGGTGAGCCCGGTGAGCGTGGCCAGGGCGGTAGCGCTACTGGCCGCCGAAGGGCTGGTGTTGACCAGGCCGGGCACTGGCACCTTCGTCGCACCCCGCCGGGCCGCGCCCGCCCGCGGCGACACCTCCTGGCAGACCGTGACCCTGCCCAGCCGCCCGCTCGACCCGCTCACCGTCACCGACCTGCTCAGCGCGCCCCCGGACGGCGCGATCACCATGGCGGGCGGCTACCTGCACCCGTCCCTGCAACCCACCCGGCCGCTGGCCGCCGCGCTGGCCCGCGCCGCGCGCCGTCCCGACGCCTGGGACCGTGCGCCCTCGCAGGGCCTGGCCCCGCTGCGCACCCTGTTCGCCCGGATGGCCGGCGGCGACCTCGGCCCCGAGGACGTGCTGGTCACCGGCGGCGGTCAGGGCGCGCTGGCGATGGCCTTCCGCGCGCTGGCCGTGCCGGGCAGCCCGGTGCTCATGGAGTCCCCGACCTACCAGGGCGCGCTCGCCGCGGCCCGTGCAGCCGGACTGCGGCCGGTGCCGGTTCCGTTGGACGCCAACGGAATCCGCCCTGACCTGCTGGCCGACGCCTTCGGCACCGGGGCCCGCCTGCTCTACCTCCAGCCCGGCTGCCACAACCCCACCGGCGCGGCCCTGGCCGCCGACCGCCGCCGCCAGGTCCTGGAGCTGGCCCGCGCGGCCAACGCCTTCGTCATCGAGGACGACTTCGCCCGCCACCTCGGCCACGCCGCCCCGCCCCCGCCACCCCTGGTCGCCGATGACCCGGACGGCACCGTGGTCTACCTGACCTCGCTCACCAAACCCGCCGCCCCGAGCCTGCGAGTCGGCGCGCTGATCGCCCGCGGCCCGGTGCTGGAACGCCTGCGCGCCACCAGGCTGGTGGACGACTTCTTCCTGCCCCGCCCCCTCCAGGAAGCCGCCCTCGAACTGCTCAGCACCCCGGCCTGGGACCGCCACCTGCGCGCCCTCTCCGCCGCCCTCGCCGACCGCCGCGCCACTCTGGCCGCGGCCCTCGCGCGCGAGACTCCACAGTGGACAGTCAGTCAGCCGGCGACCGGCCTGCACCTCTGGCTCGCCCTGGACCGCGCGGAGGAGGAGGTCGTGCGCGAGGCCAGGACCCAAGGCGTGACAGTGGTTTCCGGCCGCGGCCACTTCGCCGCCGAGCCGCCAGGACCGCACTTGCGGCTGAGCTTCGCCGCCGCCGCCGACCTCGCGGAACTGGCCGAGGCGGCCCGCAGACTGGGCCAGGCTGCTCGCGACTGA
- a CDS encoding aminotransferase class V-fold PLP-dependent enzyme, which translates to MRDNDSAIALDLAALRADTPGCESVVHFNNAGCGLLARPVLAAMREHLDLEARIGGYEASAARAGQVRDFYAALAELINCRPENIAFAGSATHAYTKALSAIPFQPGDVILTTRNDFISNQIAFLALRKRFGVEVVHAPDHADGTGVDVEAMAALMRARRPRLVAVTHVPTNSGLVQPIAEIGRHCRELDLLYLVDACQTVGQFELDVAEIGCDLLSATCRKYLRGPRGSGFLYVSDRVLREGYEPLFVDMYGARWTEPDRYEPVASAARFEEWEFPYSTLLGCAAAARYALNVGMAEVERYSPALGADLRARLAELPGVRVLDRGPRLSAMVTFAIAGWDAAPFKAALDQRGINSALSFREFAQFDFRDKQVDWALRLSPHYYNTEQEVAAVAAAVAELAA; encoded by the coding sequence ATGAGAGACAACGATAGCGCTATCGCACTGGATCTGGCAGCGCTACGCGCGGACACCCCGGGCTGCGAGTCGGTCGTGCACTTCAACAACGCGGGCTGTGGACTGCTCGCCCGGCCCGTGCTGGCCGCCATGCGGGAACATCTGGACCTGGAAGCCCGGATCGGCGGCTACGAGGCGTCGGCGGCGCGGGCCGGGCAGGTGCGCGACTTCTACGCCGCGCTCGCCGAGCTGATCAACTGCCGCCCAGAGAACATCGCCTTCGCCGGTAGCGCTACCCACGCCTACACGAAGGCGCTGTCCGCGATCCCGTTCCAGCCCGGCGACGTCATCCTGACCACCCGCAACGACTTCATCTCCAACCAGATTGCCTTCCTGGCCCTGCGCAAGCGCTTCGGCGTGGAGGTCGTGCACGCGCCCGACCACGCCGACGGCACCGGTGTGGACGTCGAGGCGATGGCCGCGCTGATGCGCGCCCGGCGGCCCCGGCTGGTCGCGGTCACCCACGTGCCGACCAACTCCGGCCTGGTGCAGCCGATCGCCGAGATCGGCCGCCACTGCCGGGAGTTGGACCTGTTGTACCTGGTGGACGCCTGCCAGACGGTCGGCCAGTTCGAGCTCGACGTGGCCGAGATCGGCTGCGACCTGCTCTCGGCCACCTGCCGGAAGTACCTGCGCGGCCCCCGTGGCTCGGGCTTCCTCTACGTCTCCGACCGGGTGCTGCGCGAGGGCTACGAACCGCTGTTCGTCGACATGTACGGCGCCCGCTGGACCGAGCCGGACCGGTATGAGCCGGTGGCCTCGGCGGCCCGGTTCGAGGAGTGGGAGTTCCCGTACTCGACCCTGCTCGGCTGCGCGGCGGCGGCCCGCTACGCGCTCAATGTCGGTATGGCAGAGGTGGAGCGCTACTCCCCCGCACTCGGCGCGGACCTGCGCGCCCGGCTGGCCGAACTGCCGGGGGTGCGGGTGCTGGACCGGGGCCCGCGGCTGTCCGCGATGGTCACCTTCGCGATCGCCGGGTGGGATGCCGCGCCGTTCAAGGCGGCCCTGGACCAGCGCGGGATCAACTCGGCGCTGAGCTTCCGCGAGTTCGCCCAGTTCGACTTCCGGGACAAGCAGGTCGACTGGGCGCTGCGCCTGTCCCCGCACTACTACAACACCGAGCAGGAGGTGGCCGCGGTCGCGGCGGCCGTGGCCGAACTGGCGGCCTGA
- a CDS encoding superoxide dismutase, with product MAQYVLPDLDYDYSALEPAISGEINELHHSKHHAAYVKGTNDTLDKIAEARDKGDFGSIVGLEHTLAFNLAGHAMHVVWWKILSPHGGDKPTGELAAAIDEEFGSFDKLRAQLNAVSTTIQGSGWGVLAWDPIGQRLITQQLKDHHSNLSIATTPLVVFDVWEHAYYLQYRNVKADYINALWNIVDWTEVGKRFEDARAGKNGLLLP from the coding sequence ATGGCTCAGTACGTGCTGCCGGATCTGGACTACGACTACTCCGCACTGGAGCCCGCGATCAGCGGGGAGATCAACGAGCTGCACCACTCCAAGCACCACGCGGCCTACGTCAAGGGCACCAACGACACCCTGGACAAGATCGCCGAAGCCCGCGACAAGGGCGACTTCGGCTCGATCGTGGGCCTGGAGCACACCCTGGCCTTCAACCTGGCCGGGCACGCCATGCACGTGGTCTGGTGGAAGATCCTCTCCCCCCACGGCGGCGACAAGCCCACCGGCGAACTGGCCGCCGCGATCGATGAGGAGTTCGGCTCCTTCGACAAGCTGCGCGCCCAGCTCAACGCGGTCTCCACCACCATCCAGGGCTCCGGCTGGGGCGTGCTGGCCTGGGACCCGATCGGTCAGCGGCTGATCACCCAGCAGCTCAAGGACCACCACTCCAACCTCTCCATCGCCACCACGCCCCTAGTCGTCTTCGACGTGTGGGAGCACGCCTACTACCTGCAGTACCGCAACGTGAAGGCCGACTACATCAACGCGCTGTGGAACATCGTCGACTGGACCGAGGTCGGCAAGCGCTTCGAGGACGCCCGCGCGGGCAAGAACGGCCTGCTGCTCCCCTGA
- a CDS encoding SDR family oxidoreductase produces the protein MGTDTQGRFVDKVALVTGGTSGIGLATAELLLREGAKVVVTGRSQERLSAARRRLGSPDRVLAIRADSAVLSDLDELMAQVRSQFRGVDVLFANAGTGVFKRTEEFTEEDFDCVVDVNFKGVFFTIQKALPLFRNGGAIVLNCAASMHRGRAETSLYSATKAAVHNLARTLAADLAERQIRVNSVSPGYIDTDMLNEATLGPVPTTVLRNETVARRLGRAEEVAEAVAFLASPGASYVNGQDLLVDGGLVRSISS, from the coding sequence GTGGGCACGGACACGCAGGGTCGCTTCGTGGACAAGGTCGCGCTGGTCACCGGTGGCACCAGCGGCATCGGGCTGGCCACGGCCGAGCTGCTGCTGCGCGAGGGCGCGAAGGTGGTGGTCACCGGTCGCAGCCAGGAGCGGCTGAGCGCGGCGCGGCGACGGCTGGGCAGCCCGGACCGGGTGCTGGCCATCCGCGCCGACTCGGCGGTGCTGTCGGACCTGGACGAGCTGATGGCGCAGGTCCGGAGCCAGTTCCGCGGGGTGGACGTGCTCTTCGCCAACGCGGGGACCGGGGTGTTCAAGCGGACCGAGGAGTTCACCGAGGAGGACTTCGACTGCGTGGTCGACGTCAACTTCAAGGGCGTGTTCTTCACCATCCAGAAGGCGCTGCCGCTGTTCCGCAACGGCGGCGCGATCGTGCTCAACTGCGCCGCCTCCATGCACCGCGGCCGCGCCGAGACCAGCCTCTACAGCGCCACCAAGGCCGCGGTGCACAACCTGGCCCGCACGCTGGCCGCCGACCTGGCCGAGCGGCAGATCCGGGTGAACTCGGTGAGCCCCGGCTACATCGACACCGACATGCTCAACGAGGCCACGCTGGGCCCGGTCCCCACCACGGTGCTGCGCAACGAGACGGTGGCCAGACGACTCGGCCGCGCCGAGGAGGTCGCGGAGGCGGTGGCCTTCCTCGCCTCACCGGGCGCGAGCTACGTCAACGGGCAGGACCTGCTGGTCGACGGCGGACTGGTCCGGTCGATCAGCAGCTGA
- a CDS encoding maleylpyruvate isomerase N-terminal domain-containing protein, with translation MRVEHHDGQAAFLEALAALLAVCDTLDDTKMLAASRCHGWTVGDVIAHVHLGLQEMLLGLVSPTDAAPDTDAASYWQGRLPGRETESERIGQIQYVRRLASAYRRPTGLLGHLRPTSDAVSRMVTALPPNTVRFQGKVLTSGDFLATWAVEVAVHHLDLKHELTLPPPAPTALKLARGTVESLAGAPILPALDDEVIVLAGTGRVPLTEFQRRTAGRFAARLPVFG, from the coding sequence ATGCGCGTCGAACACCACGACGGCCAGGCGGCCTTCCTCGAAGCGCTTGCCGCACTGCTCGCGGTCTGCGACACCCTCGACGACACCAAGATGCTCGCGGCCAGCCGGTGCCACGGGTGGACCGTCGGCGACGTGATCGCGCACGTGCACCTGGGCCTGCAGGAGATGCTGCTGGGCCTGGTCTCGCCGACCGACGCGGCGCCGGACACCGACGCGGCCAGCTACTGGCAGGGCAGGCTGCCCGGCCGCGAGACCGAGTCCGAGCGGATCGGGCAGATCCAGTACGTGCGCAGGCTGGCCTCGGCCTACCGCCGCCCCACCGGGCTGCTCGGGCACCTGCGCCCGACCTCGGACGCGGTGTCCAGGATGGTCACCGCGCTGCCGCCGAACACGGTCCGGTTCCAGGGCAAGGTGCTGACCTCCGGCGACTTCCTGGCCACCTGGGCGGTCGAGGTGGCCGTGCACCACCTCGACCTCAAACACGAGCTGACCCTGCCGCCGCCCGCGCCGACCGCGCTGAAGCTGGCCCGCGGCACGGTGGAGTCCCTGGCCGGCGCGCCGATCCTGCCCGCGCTCGACGACGAGGTGATCGTGCTGGCCGGCACCGGGCGGGTGCCGCTGACGGAGTTCCAGCGCCGCACGGCGGGCCGGTTCGCCGCGCGGCTGCCGGTCTTCGGGTGA
- a CDS encoding LysR family transcriptional regulator has protein sequence MVELRHLRYFLAVAEDSSFTRAARRLRVSQPTLSQQIRALERTVGGPLFDRLPSGARLTPAEQALLEPARRAITTVREGLQTAGEVVRSAAGKLRVGLIYGGAGAVTQPILSAFGKAFPHIQLDGPLASSRSAQLFGRAEVLLPGSAEFEAGMAVYLWQSDAAERGRSVTETPRNPLLRIGIDRVVYTEHWLRREGFAPRQRWVRAG, from the coding sequence ATGGTCGAGCTGCGCCACCTGCGCTACTTCCTGGCGGTGGCCGAGGACAGCAGCTTCACCAGGGCCGCGCGCAGGCTGCGGGTCAGCCAGCCCACCCTGAGCCAGCAGATCCGTGCCCTGGAACGAACTGTGGGCGGCCCGCTGTTCGACCGCCTGCCCAGCGGCGCCCGGCTGACCCCGGCCGAACAGGCATTGCTGGAACCCGCCCGGCGCGCGATCACGACCGTGCGCGAGGGCCTGCAGACCGCGGGCGAGGTGGTCCGCTCCGCGGCGGGAAAGCTGCGGGTTGGCCTCATCTACGGCGGCGCGGGCGCGGTCACCCAGCCCATCCTTTCCGCCTTCGGCAAGGCTTTCCCGCACATCCAGCTGGACGGCCCGCTGGCCAGTTCGCGGAGCGCGCAGCTGTTCGGGCGGGCCGAGGTGCTGTTGCCGGGGTCGGCGGAGTTCGAGGCGGGGATGGCGGTGTACCTGTGGCAGTCCGATGCCGCCGAGCGGGGGCGGTCGGTGACCGAGACGCCGCGGAACCCGTTGCTGCGCATCGGGATCGACCGGGTGGTCTACACCGAGCACTGGCTGCGGCGGGAAGGGTTCGCGCCGCGCCAGCGCTGGGTCCGCGCGGGCTAG